A stretch of Kyrpidia spormannii DNA encodes these proteins:
- a CDS encoding M16 family metallopeptidase translates to MIDRQQLSNGLTVVVEEIPGIRSISVGIWVGTGSRHETPEINGISHLIEHMLFKGTETRSAKELAEVFDHVGGQVNAFTAKEYTCFYAKVLDLHFRRAMETLADMFFHSRFAPEELAKERKVIVEEIRMYEDTPDELVHDLLASVVWGDHPLGFNILGTEQTLQTFERQNLVDYLSQRYVESNTVITVAGHVRTDEVMAIVEELFGGPWNRRAERVITEPPTFMPERRTRVKQTEQEHFCLAVPGLPVDHEDLHAMILLNNALGGTMSSRLFQSIREEKGMAYSIYSYHTAYRDTGLLGIYAGMAPEYTGEVVREVSRIFEDVAESGITEGELERGKEQVKGSLMLSLESTTSRMTRLGKNELLLGRHYTLDETLERIDAVTLEDVRRVAQCLRNAPAVAALGPVPGEELERLFD, encoded by the coding sequence TTGATCGACCGGCAGCAGCTCTCCAACGGATTGACGGTGGTCGTGGAAGAGATTCCCGGCATCCGTTCTATTTCTGTGGGGATATGGGTCGGGACGGGGTCCCGACATGAAACCCCCGAGATCAACGGGATCTCACACCTTATCGAACATATGTTGTTTAAGGGGACGGAGACAAGATCCGCCAAGGAATTGGCGGAAGTGTTCGATCACGTGGGAGGACAGGTGAACGCTTTTACGGCAAAAGAGTACACCTGTTTTTACGCCAAGGTCCTGGACCTTCATTTTAGGCGGGCGATGGAGACTTTGGCAGACATGTTTTTCCACTCCCGATTTGCCCCCGAGGAATTGGCGAAAGAGCGCAAGGTGATTGTCGAAGAAATCCGGATGTACGAGGATACGCCGGACGAACTGGTTCACGATCTCCTGGCCTCGGTGGTATGGGGCGATCACCCGCTGGGGTTCAACATACTGGGAACCGAACAGACATTGCAAACCTTCGAGCGACAAAACCTGGTGGATTATCTGTCCCAGCGATACGTCGAGAGCAACACGGTCATTACAGTGGCCGGTCACGTGCGGACCGACGAGGTGATGGCTATTGTTGAGGAGTTGTTCGGGGGCCCGTGGAATCGCCGGGCCGAACGAGTAATCACCGAGCCGCCGACTTTTATGCCCGAGCGGCGCACCCGGGTGAAACAGACCGAGCAGGAGCACTTCTGTTTGGCCGTACCCGGCCTGCCGGTGGACCACGAGGATTTGCACGCTATGATCTTATTGAACAACGCCCTGGGCGGGACGATGAGCTCCCGGTTGTTTCAGTCGATTCGAGAGGAAAAGGGCATGGCTTATTCGATTTATTCCTACCACACGGCGTACCGGGATACGGGACTCCTGGGGATCTATGCCGGAATGGCGCCCGAATATACCGGTGAGGTCGTTCGGGAAGTAAGCCGGATTTTTGAAGATGTCGCCGAGTCCGGGATCACGGAAGGAGAACTGGAGCGCGGTAAGGAACAAGTGAAAGGAAGCCTCATGCTCAGCCTGGAGAGTACCACCAGTCGAATGACCCGATTGGGCAAGAATGAGCTGCTTCTCGGACGGCACTACACCTTGGACGAGACCCTGGAGCGAATCGATGCTGTGACGTTGGAGGATGTCCGACGGGTGGCGCAATGCTTGCGAAATGCTCCGGCCGTGGCGGCGCTGGGACCGGTGCCCGGAGAGGAATTGGAAAGGTTGTTCGATTGA
- a CDS encoding polysaccharide deacetylase family protein, which translates to MKIGKGFIPKRFLPIIRMLVAFLVMTGASCWSVRPPILADVTSSHFANSSGWTREDVEREAARLSKPPQNARIDRVWKAIPDLNGIEVDVEETWKRVQSGVRGAGGGIPWVIRQVPAEVSLKDLPPAPIYRGNGSKKQMALMVNVSWGEEHVPDLLRVLDRHQVKATFFLDGKWVAEHGDLASAIAKAGHEIGTHGWGHPDLRGKSVGQIRQNLERSRRVIEEASGVRPVLFAPPAGWYDDRVVKQAWGMGMYTIMWTLDTVDWKRPPVHLMVRRIVGHAEPGALVLMHPTPETPAALEGIIQGLRGKGYDLVTVSNLLSPERPL; encoded by the coding sequence TTGAAAATCGGCAAGGGTTTTATCCCCAAACGTTTTCTCCCGATCATCAGAATGTTGGTCGCCTTTCTTGTCATGACGGGAGCTTCTTGCTGGTCTGTTCGTCCCCCGATACTTGCCGACGTAACTTCAAGTCATTTTGCCAATTCATCTGGGTGGACCCGGGAAGACGTGGAACGTGAAGCGGCAAGGCTCTCGAAACCGCCTCAAAATGCCCGTATCGATCGGGTGTGGAAAGCGATTCCCGATCTCAACGGCATCGAGGTGGATGTCGAAGAGACGTGGAAGCGGGTGCAGTCCGGGGTTAGGGGGGCCGGAGGGGGAATCCCGTGGGTCATTCGTCAAGTTCCCGCCGAAGTCAGCCTCAAAGACCTTCCTCCGGCGCCGATCTATCGCGGCAATGGCTCGAAGAAGCAAATGGCCCTCATGGTCAATGTTTCCTGGGGCGAAGAACACGTCCCCGACCTGCTCCGGGTGCTCGATCGGCACCAGGTGAAAGCCACCTTCTTTTTGGATGGCAAATGGGTTGCCGAACACGGGGATTTGGCGTCCGCCATTGCCAAGGCCGGACATGAAATCGGAACCCACGGCTGGGGCCACCCGGATCTAAGGGGAAAATCTGTGGGACAGATCAGGCAGAATTTGGAGCGGAGCCGGAGGGTGATCGAGGAGGCGTCGGGCGTCCGACCGGTCCTTTTTGCGCCACCAGCCGGTTGGTACGACGATCGGGTCGTGAAGCAGGCCTGGGGCATGGGAATGTATACGATTATGTGGACTTTGGACACGGTGGACTGGAAAAGGCCCCCGGTTCATCTGATGGTTCGGCGGATCGTGGGGCATGCCGAACCCGGGGCCCTGGTGTTGATGCATCCCACGCCTGAGACCCCGGCGGCCCTTGAGGGCATCATTCAAGGCCTTCGGGGCAAAGGATACGATCTGGTCACGGTGTCGAACCTCCTGTCACCGGAACGGCCGCTTTAG
- a CDS encoding zinc-dependent alcohol dehydrogenase family protein, with product MKAARLVEHKKPLPVMEVPDPKPGPGDAVLRVEACGICRSDWHAWQGDWSWIGLSPELPITPGHEFGGVVEEVGKDVKNYKRGDRVTVPFHAGCGHCQYCLSGVPNLCENLQIYGLVSGFDGGYAQYVLVKNADFNLIPLPENVDGVTAAAIGCRYMTGYHGVVRGNVKPGDWVAIQGAGGVGLSAVQVAAALGGQVIAVDIDDAKLEKAREEGAVATINAKRENVPEAIKEITKGGAHVGIDALGVRDTVLNSVLSLRKGGRHVQVGLTTSEEGGMVSIPVDMITAMELEFVGSLGNPHPAYRGLLSLVSSGRLNPKTLVNKEVGLEDVSQTFEDMSNFRTKGFHVITKF from the coding sequence ATGAAAGCCGCCCGCTTAGTTGAGCACAAGAAACCCCTTCCGGTCATGGAGGTCCCTGATCCGAAGCCAGGCCCGGGAGACGCTGTTCTTCGAGTCGAAGCGTGTGGGATTTGCCGCAGCGACTGGCACGCATGGCAAGGTGACTGGTCTTGGATCGGGCTTTCCCCGGAATTGCCCATCACGCCGGGGCACGAGTTTGGAGGCGTGGTGGAGGAAGTCGGGAAAGATGTGAAAAACTATAAGCGCGGCGACCGGGTTACGGTGCCGTTCCATGCCGGGTGCGGGCATTGCCAATATTGCTTGAGTGGAGTGCCGAACCTCTGCGAGAACTTGCAAATCTATGGTTTGGTTAGCGGATTTGACGGTGGATATGCCCAGTATGTCCTGGTAAAGAATGCAGATTTCAACCTGATTCCTCTCCCGGAGAACGTCGACGGAGTTACTGCGGCGGCGATTGGGTGCCGATATATGACCGGTTATCATGGTGTGGTCCGGGGCAATGTGAAACCCGGAGATTGGGTTGCGATCCAAGGTGCAGGAGGTGTGGGCTTATCCGCCGTCCAGGTGGCCGCGGCACTTGGAGGTCAAGTCATCGCCGTGGACATCGATGACGCGAAGCTGGAGAAGGCGCGGGAAGAAGGCGCTGTAGCGACCATCAATGCGAAACGCGAGAATGTGCCGGAAGCAATCAAAGAGATTACGAAGGGCGGAGCTCATGTCGGAATCGATGCCCTGGGCGTCCGTGACACTGTCCTCAATTCCGTTTTGTCCCTTCGCAAAGGAGGACGTCACGTTCAAGTCGGCTTGACCACCTCGGAAGAGGGGGGCATGGTTTCGATTCCCGTCGATATGATTACAGCGATGGAACTGGAGTTTGTGGGCAGTCTTGGAAATCCCCATCCTGCCTATCGGGGGCTGCTCAGCCTCGTATCCTCTGGTCGTCTGAATCCGAAAACCTTGGTCAACAAAGAAGTAGGACTCGAGGATGTATCACAAACCTTTGAAGATATGAGTAATTTCCGCACAAAAGGCTTTCATGTGATTACGAAGTTTTAA
- the pnp gene encoding polyribonucleotide nucleotidyltransferase, producing the protein MPHIFETVLGGRRLVLETGKLAKQATAAVTVRYGDTVVLATVTMSKEPKDLDFFPLTVNYEERLYAVGKIPGGFIKREGRPSEKAILASRLIDRPIRPLFPEGFRNEVQVVALVLSVDQDCPPEIAGMIGTSAALTISSIPFDGPIAGLVVGRVDGQFVVNPTVAQAEKSDMHLVVAGSRSAVVMVEAGANEVPESEMLDAIMFGHEQLQPLIDLQERMRQEIGQEKIVPELHRPQEEIIQAVREFATEKLKTAIRTPEKLAREDAIRAVEEETQEHFAEQFPEGAADIAEVLHDILKEEVRSAILNEGMRPDGRALDEIRPISCEVGLLPRTHGSGLFTRGQTQALSVCTLGALGDVQILDGLDLEESKRFMHHYNFPPFSVGEARPIRAPSRRDIGHGALGERALEPVIPSEEEFPYTIRLVSEVLESNGSTSQASICGSTLALMDAGVPIKAPVAGVAMGLVKEGDRVAILTDIQGMEDHLGDMDFKVAGTAAGVTALQMDIKIKGLTRDILASALEQAHRGRMFILGKMLEVIQQPRQQLSPYAPRIITMRIHPDKIREVIGPGGRVINKIIDDTGVKIDIEQDGRIFIAAVDQEAGERARKMIEGIVAEVEVGHTYHGRVTRVEKYGAFVEILPGKEGLVHISQLADERVGRTEDVVQVGDEIDVKVTEIDSQGRINLSRREVLQARRGTAGEVHPQEAGRQVGKVVGGGTSRGGRGQRRRS; encoded by the coding sequence ATGCCCCATATTTTTGAGACTGTGCTAGGCGGACGGCGTCTCGTGCTCGAGACGGGAAAACTGGCCAAACAGGCCACCGCCGCCGTGACGGTGCGCTACGGTGACACCGTGGTGTTAGCGACCGTAACAATGTCAAAAGAACCCAAGGATCTCGATTTCTTTCCCCTCACGGTCAACTACGAAGAACGGCTCTATGCCGTGGGCAAGATTCCCGGGGGGTTCATCAAACGGGAAGGGCGTCCCAGCGAAAAGGCGATTTTGGCGAGCCGGTTAATCGACCGGCCGATCCGGCCTCTGTTCCCGGAAGGATTTCGAAATGAAGTTCAGGTGGTGGCGCTGGTCCTGTCGGTGGATCAGGACTGCCCCCCGGAGATTGCCGGTATGATCGGAACCTCCGCGGCTCTCACGATTTCCTCCATCCCTTTTGATGGGCCCATCGCGGGACTGGTGGTCGGCAGGGTGGATGGGCAATTCGTGGTGAATCCCACTGTGGCCCAAGCGGAAAAAAGCGATATGCACCTGGTCGTGGCCGGTTCCCGGAGCGCCGTGGTGATGGTGGAGGCCGGTGCGAATGAAGTGCCGGAATCGGAGATGCTCGACGCGATCATGTTCGGGCATGAACAACTGCAGCCCTTGATCGATCTGCAGGAACGCATGCGCCAGGAGATTGGCCAAGAAAAGATCGTGCCCGAGTTGCACCGTCCTCAGGAGGAGATCATTCAGGCGGTGAGGGAATTCGCCACGGAAAAGCTTAAGACCGCCATTCGCACCCCGGAAAAATTAGCCCGGGAAGACGCCATCCGGGCGGTGGAAGAAGAGACTCAGGAACATTTTGCCGAACAGTTTCCGGAAGGGGCGGCAGACATCGCCGAGGTCCTGCACGATATCCTCAAAGAGGAGGTCCGCTCTGCGATTCTCAATGAAGGCATGCGGCCGGACGGCCGGGCTTTGGACGAGATTCGCCCGATCTCCTGTGAAGTCGGCCTCTTGCCCCGCACCCACGGGTCCGGTTTGTTCACCCGGGGCCAGACCCAGGCGCTGTCGGTCTGTACCCTCGGGGCGCTCGGCGATGTCCAGATTCTCGATGGCCTCGATCTGGAGGAGTCGAAGCGCTTCATGCACCATTATAATTTTCCGCCTTTCAGCGTGGGAGAAGCGCGACCCATTCGGGCGCCCAGCCGGCGGGACATCGGCCACGGGGCCCTGGGGGAACGGGCGCTGGAACCCGTGATCCCCAGCGAAGAGGAATTTCCTTACACGATTCGCCTCGTGTCGGAGGTCCTGGAATCAAACGGATCCACCTCCCAGGCCAGCATTTGTGGCAGCACGCTCGCGTTGATGGACGCCGGGGTGCCCATTAAGGCGCCGGTGGCCGGGGTCGCCATGGGTCTCGTGAAGGAAGGGGATCGGGTGGCCATCCTCACGGACATCCAAGGAATGGAAGACCACCTTGGGGACATGGACTTTAAGGTGGCGGGCACCGCAGCTGGAGTGACGGCGCTTCAGATGGATATCAAGATCAAGGGCTTGACCCGGGATATTCTGGCATCCGCTTTGGAACAGGCCCATCGCGGTCGGATGTTTATCCTCGGCAAGATGCTTGAAGTGATCCAACAGCCGCGGCAACAGCTGTCCCCCTATGCGCCCCGGATCATCACCATGCGCATTCACCCAGATAAAATCCGGGAGGTCATTGGCCCCGGAGGCCGGGTGATCAATAAAATCATCGACGACACCGGGGTGAAGATCGACATTGAACAGGACGGGCGGATTTTTATCGCCGCCGTGGATCAAGAGGCCGGGGAGCGGGCCCGCAAGATGATCGAGGGAATCGTGGCCGAGGTGGAGGTTGGACACACCTACCACGGGCGCGTGACCCGGGTGGAGAAGTATGGAGCTTTTGTGGAAATCCTTCCGGGAAAAGAAGGACTGGTCCACATCTCCCAATTGGCGGACGAGCGGGTGGGCCGGACCGAAGATGTCGTCCAAGTGGGGGACGAGATCGATGTGAAGGTGACGGAAATCGACTCCCAGGGGCGGATCAACCTCTCTCGGCGGGAAGTGCTGCAGGCTCGGCGGGGAACTGCGGGTGAGGTGCACCCCCAGGAAGCCGGTCGGCAGGTGGGAAAGGTCGTCGGAGGGGGCACATCCCGGGGAGGACGCGGTCAGCGCCGGCGTTCCTGA
- the rpsO gene encoding 30S ribosomal protein S15 codes for MALSQERKKELIDTFKVHESDTGSPEVQVALLTEKINTLNEHLKIHKKDFHSRRGLLKMVGQRRSLLNYLRKKDVARYRILIEKLGLRK; via the coding sequence GTGGCGCTCTCCCAGGAGCGGAAAAAGGAATTGATCGACACGTTTAAGGTGCACGAGTCGGACACCGGGTCCCCCGAGGTTCAGGTGGCGTTATTGACCGAGAAGATCAACACCCTCAACGAACATTTGAAGATCCACAAAAAAGATTTTCATTCCCGTCGAGGCCTGCTGAAGATGGTAGGACAGCGACGAAGTCTGCTCAATTACCTGCGCAAGAAGGATGTGGCCAGGTACCGCATCTTGATCGAGAAGCTCGGTCTGCGAAAGTAG
- the ribF gene encoding riboflavin biosynthesis protein RibF, whose amino-acid sequence METIRLTLHEHWSPPSPSVMALGTFDGLHIGHQEILSQGKAEAKRRGVPFAVFLCDPHPRQVLGIGAEYDVLLTPLPEKLRLLEHYGADLVYILMFTREVAAVAPEQFVLDLLLPLAPEALVAGFDYTFGAGGKGDAALLKAMGETRALPVWILPPVNRYGEKVSSSLIRERLRYGEVKLVRELLGRPYALTGRVVKGEGRGIGIGFPTANLQLNDPFLIPGTGVYLVRAFWGMETGPGVMNIGVRPTFYDRGTLSLEVHLLDQRVDLYGEEMRVEFLDYLRPEQRFDSVDRLVAQIEQDVRTARNLWRTAQGDE is encoded by the coding sequence ATGGAAACGATCCGCCTGACCTTACATGAGCACTGGTCGCCCCCGAGTCCTTCCGTGATGGCCCTGGGTACCTTTGACGGCCTCCATATTGGACATCAAGAGATTCTGTCCCAAGGAAAAGCCGAAGCCAAACGACGAGGAGTGCCTTTTGCCGTATTTTTGTGCGATCCCCATCCTCGCCAGGTACTGGGAATCGGTGCGGAATACGATGTACTCCTCACTCCATTGCCCGAAAAATTGCGCCTGCTGGAGCATTATGGTGCGGACTTGGTGTATATTCTCATGTTCACCCGGGAGGTTGCCGCGGTGGCCCCGGAACAGTTTGTCCTCGACCTGTTACTCCCCTTGGCCCCCGAGGCGCTGGTGGCCGGTTTTGATTATACGTTTGGAGCGGGGGGCAAAGGGGATGCAGCTTTACTCAAGGCGATGGGAGAGACGAGGGCTCTGCCCGTTTGGATTCTGCCGCCGGTTAACCGGTATGGAGAAAAGGTCAGCAGCTCCCTCATTCGGGAGAGGTTGCGCTATGGGGAGGTCAAACTGGTTCGAGAGCTGCTCGGACGGCCCTACGCCCTCACCGGGCGTGTGGTCAAGGGGGAAGGGCGGGGGATCGGGATCGGTTTTCCCACGGCCAATCTTCAACTGAATGATCCTTTTCTGATCCCAGGAACCGGCGTCTATCTCGTCCGAGCGTTCTGGGGCATGGAAACGGGTCCCGGGGTGATGAATATCGGGGTGCGCCCCACTTTTTACGATCGGGGAACCCTGTCTCTGGAAGTTCATCTTCTTGATCAAAGGGTCGACCTGTACGGGGAAGAGATGAGGGTGGAGTTTCTTGATTATTTGCGGCCGGAGCAACGGTTCGATTCGGTGGATCGGTTGGTCGCCCAGATTGAGCAGGATGTACGCACCGCCCGGAATCTGTGGCGAACCGCCCAAGGAGACGAGTGA
- the truB gene encoding tRNA pseudouridine(55) synthase TruB, with amino-acid sequence MNGVLVLDKPAGLTSHDVVGRVRRWLGIRRIGHTGTLDPDATGVLVLCVGKATRIAEYLSGEDKEYIGVLALGAATDTDDASGEVIERMPNPPADPKALRRAAAALTGEILQRPPAFSAVRVGGKRAYDLARAGRPADLPARKVQVYRFDVGMPTPRGELLEAPFHVACSKGTYVRSLCRDLGAKVGIPAHMASLRRVRQGPFTVEQALPWPEVQRGGEEGRLAEAVRPVLWALRTWPRFTLLAGEVDRLRQGRELMADPARLSPGTSPPGLLVAAYQDQLVAVCRRNGERIFPLKVLLT; translated from the coding sequence GTGAACGGGGTTCTCGTTCTCGATAAGCCCGCGGGGCTTACCTCCCATGACGTGGTCGGACGGGTGCGGCGATGGCTGGGTATACGGCGGATTGGGCACACGGGCACCCTTGATCCCGACGCCACCGGCGTGCTGGTTCTCTGCGTGGGGAAAGCGACCCGAATAGCCGAGTACCTCAGTGGCGAAGACAAAGAATATATCGGGGTTTTGGCTTTAGGGGCGGCCACCGACACCGACGACGCTTCGGGTGAGGTGATCGAGCGCATGCCGAATCCCCCTGCCGATCCCAAAGCCCTACGACGGGCGGCAGCTGCTTTGACCGGGGAGATTCTCCAGCGTCCGCCCGCTTTTTCCGCCGTCCGAGTCGGAGGGAAGCGCGCTTACGACCTGGCCCGGGCAGGGCGTCCGGCGGATTTGCCAGCCCGAAAGGTGCAGGTCTACCGGTTCGATGTCGGCATGCCCACCCCGCGGGGGGAGCTACTCGAAGCACCGTTTCACGTTGCCTGCTCCAAAGGGACCTATGTGCGCAGCCTGTGTCGCGACCTCGGGGCGAAGGTGGGGATTCCCGCCCACATGGCCTCGTTGCGGCGGGTCCGCCAAGGGCCCTTTACGGTAGAACAAGCTTTGCCCTGGCCGGAGGTACAGCGGGGTGGAGAGGAGGGGCGGCTTGCAGAGGCCGTCCGGCCGGTGCTCTGGGCGCTACGCACATGGCCTCGATTCACACTCCTGGCGGGCGAAGTGGATCGCCTACGCCAAGGCCGGGAGCTCATGGCCGACCCTGCCCGGCTTTCCCCGGGGACGTCTCCCCCCGGACTTTTGGTTGCTGCATATCAGGATCAATTGGTGGCGGTGTGTCGCCGCAACGGTGAACGGATTTTCCCGCTTAAAGTGCTTCTTACGTAG
- a CDS encoding DHH family phosphoesterase translates to MNQLEEAYRRAEEFLRSHHRFLLLTHVHPDGDALGSVLGMASVLKHLGKEVVVAHEEPMPERFSYLPGIGEVRPVDEVTDVFPAAVAVDCADLRRLGKAAEKLTSDTRLLNVDHHATNDRFGTENLVDPDASASCQLVSELAKRLGVPLAGETAICLYTGLFTDTGGFRYSNTSSAVLRLAAEMIDSGLDPYPIALQAVETVTEKQLRLLVAALDGLRTAAKGKIAYLAVTRQMMEETGTGVEDTQELVNYARNLAGVEVGVMFREEGDNEIKVSLRAKHEVNVSQIAAQFGGGGHARAAGFTVQGPLDKAIRQVVDAVAAQVGQG, encoded by the coding sequence TTGAACCAGCTGGAAGAGGCCTATCGCCGGGCGGAGGAATTTCTTCGAAGCCATCACCGGTTTCTCCTCCTTACTCACGTTCATCCGGACGGCGACGCGCTGGGCTCGGTTTTGGGCATGGCGTCCGTGCTGAAACACCTCGGCAAGGAGGTGGTGGTGGCTCACGAAGAACCGATGCCCGAACGATTCTCATATCTTCCGGGGATCGGAGAGGTGAGACCCGTGGATGAGGTCACTGATGTGTTCCCCGCCGCGGTAGCCGTGGACTGTGCTGATCTTCGGCGACTTGGGAAGGCGGCGGAGAAGCTCACCTCGGACACCCGGTTGCTCAATGTGGATCACCATGCGACCAACGATCGGTTTGGAACTGAAAACCTGGTCGATCCCGACGCATCCGCCAGTTGCCAGCTCGTCAGTGAGTTGGCCAAACGCCTGGGCGTTCCTCTTGCGGGCGAGACGGCCATTTGCTTATACACCGGCCTTTTTACCGATACGGGTGGGTTTCGCTACAGCAACACAAGTAGCGCGGTGCTGCGCTTGGCGGCTGAGATGATCGACAGCGGCCTGGATCCTTATCCCATCGCTCTTCAGGCGGTGGAAACGGTGACCGAGAAACAGCTGCGCCTCCTGGTGGCGGCTTTGGATGGGTTGCGTACCGCCGCGAAGGGGAAAATCGCTTATCTCGCGGTGACCCGGCAGATGATGGAGGAGACGGGAACCGGAGTGGAGGACACCCAAGAGCTGGTCAATTACGCCAGAAACCTCGCTGGAGTGGAGGTGGGCGTGATGTTTCGGGAAGAAGGGGATAACGAGATCAAGGTGAGCCTGCGGGCGAAACACGAAGTGAACGTTTCACAGATCGCCGCCCAGTTTGGCGGCGGCGGGCATGCCCGGGCAGCCGGGTTTACGGTGCAAGGCCCCCTGGACAAGGCGATCCGGCAGGTGGTGGATGCGGTGGCAGCCCAGGTGGGGCAGGGGTAA
- the rbfA gene encoding 30S ribosome-binding factor RbfA, with protein MARVRPNRVAEQIKKEITDILYHELKDPRIGFVTITGVEISRDLQHAKVFASVMGSDEEKALSLEALQKATGFIRSEIGRRIRLHHTPEIVFKLDTSEDYSQRISHVIRQLQDERGDRT; from the coding sequence GTGGCACGGGTTCGCCCCAATCGCGTAGCAGAGCAGATCAAAAAAGAGATTACCGACATTCTGTATCACGAGTTGAAAGACCCCCGCATCGGGTTTGTCACCATCACCGGTGTGGAAATCTCTCGGGATCTTCAACACGCAAAGGTTTTTGCCAGCGTAATGGGGAGCGATGAAGAAAAAGCGCTTTCCCTGGAAGCACTGCAAAAAGCGACGGGGTTCATTCGCAGCGAAATCGGAAGGAGGATCCGGCTGCACCACACACCGGAAATTGTATTTAAGCTGGACACTTCCGAGGACTACAGCCAACGGATCTCCCACGTCATTCGGCAGCTGCAGGACGAAAGGGGAGATCGGACTTGA